The stretch of DNA GTTACAAGACTCAGCAGAGCTTGGATATGACTACAAGGGTTCCCTTGAGGTGTCCACAGTGTTCAGGCCCACACGGAGTTTGGAGATGTCGAATATTCAGAAGTTCCTCACTAAGAGATCGTCTTAAGACTGTAAAACAGCATCGGCTATGCAGAGTGTGTCTTTTAGAGGGTCATAGCGTAAGAGAGTGTACGAAGGGCTTCTCCTGTAGAAAGGCTGGATGCGGTAGAGACCATCACTATTTGATCCATTCTGATGAAGGCAACAGGAATGGCACCCGCCCTACCAATAGTAATGTGTCACCTAGTGCCGATGGCAGTGGTGTTGCAGAAAGGTCTGTCACGGAGCGATGTAGGCCCCTAATGCCAACAACTGTGAGGGTCAATCCAGCTACACCTCCAGTACTTAATGAATTCACTGCAGCTTCGCCCAGCGATCCTGTTACAGTTGGTGCAGTCAGAGCTAGCCGACCACGAGTGTGTTTTAAAGTTGTCCCAGTTAAGATTACTGGTAACTGTGGAACCAAAGAGATAATTACTCACGCATTTCTAGACAGTGGATCAGATGCCACTTTCTCTCTCGAGAGCCTAGTGCAGGAGTTAGAGTTAAAGGACATGAAACCAACCAGCTTTATGATGACAACAGTCAATTGTAAAGAGGAAAGGACCGGTCATGAAGTTCAGCTGAACATGGAGTCTCTTGAAGGAGATGTGAAGTTTCGACTAGAGCATGTTTTGACTATGAACAGTCTTCCTGTTACACCGAAACACATGGCAACTAATGAAGAAATAAGAAGGTGGCCTCACTTTCATGACATCTGTTTACCTGAAACTGGAGATAAGAAAGTGACCATTCTAATTGGCAGCGACCGTCCAGACATCATCGACCAGCAACTGGACAAGAGAGAAGGAGAATGCGGTCAACCTTGCGCTGTCAAGACACCTCTTGGATGGACCGTGTATGGTCCGATTGGTGAGCTTGCAGATGATCCAGTCCATGTGAACTTCACTCATACTGAGCGTGAAAATCTGAATACACAGTTGGAGCGAATGTACAATGAAGAGTTTGGCGACATAAACACAGCTTTAGAGGAAGGCATGTCAGTTGAAGACCACAAAGCCAAAGAAATCATGGATCAGTCGGCAACCCTCGTAAATGGGCACTATCAAATTAAACTCCCGTTTCGTCAGGAGTTTCCCAGCCTCCCTGACAGTCTACCAACTGCCGAAAAGAGACTGACGTGGTTGAAAAGAAGGATGCAGAGAGATCCTGTCTTCCATGCCAAATACAGCAGTGTTGTGGAGAAGTACCAAACCGAAGGGTCATCAAGACAGGTGCATGATGATGAGCTTGTTAAGCTTAAGCCAATATGGTACCTTCCTCATCATGCGGTATGGCATCCTAGAAAACCAGAAGAACCTAGAGTAGTTTTTGATTGCGCTTCCAAGAGTGGTGGAACATCACTGAATGAAGAGCTATTGCGTGGACCAGAAAATACCAGCAGCCTAATTGGAGTAATCCTTAGATTCAGAGTGAATGAGGTGGCAGTCAGAGCAGACATAAAGAGAATGTTTCATCAGGTGCACGTGACACCGGAGGACCGTGGAGCTTTGTGCTACTTATGGTGGCCTAATGGTGATCTATCGAGAGAACCAAAGACTTATCAGATGCTTGTACATATTTTTGGAGCCAAGTCTTCGCCAAGTGTAGCAGGGTACGCACTTAGAAAGACAGCTAAGGACAATGAGCAAGATTTCTCGGCAGATGTCGTTGACGCTGTATTTAGAGATTTCTATGTGGACGACATACTAAAGTCATTTGCTGATGCAGAACGTGCTGTAGACCTAAGTGGACAACTTCGAGATTTGCTTGCTAAAGGAGGCTTCCAACTCACCAAATGGATTTCGAACTGCCGTGATGTCTTGTCAGCATTTCCAGTGGAAGAACGAGCTCCACAAATCAAGGATCTAGATTTGAAGTCCGACAGCTTGCCTTTGGATAGAGCCCTGGGTATCCATTGGGACGTTGAGCATGACATAATCAACTTTGTGTTTGGTAAGGGAGAACAGCCAGAAAACCGGAAAGGAGTGCTGTTTTCGATCTCAACCGTGTATGACCCACTAGGATTCGCCAGTCCGTTACTCCTACCTGGAAGAGAAATTAACCAGGAACTTTGCAAAATGAAGTTTAGTTGGACTGAAACTCTCCCTGAAGAACTGTGTCTTCGTTGGAGAAAGTGGAAAGAAGACCTTATAAGTTTGCAGGACTTCAACATTCCGCGATGTTTGAAACCAGAAGGCTTCGGTAGAGTCACACGAGCCGAGCTTCATCATTTTGCTGATGCATCACAAGAGCATGGCTATGGGACTGTTTCGTATTTGCGTCTCATCAATGATCAAGGAAACATCCATTGCAGTTTCGTCATGGGTAAATCCCGTGTGAAACCCCTGAATGGTGCGGTCACTGTGCCAAAATTGGAATTAGCCGCAGCCACCTTAGCAACCCGGATCAACAAAGTCGTTACAAAGGAACTAGAGGGAAGACTGACGATTGACAGCGTTACTTACTGGACTGACTCAATGATAGTTTTGAAGTATATCGCTAATGAGAAGCGAAGATTCGTCACATTTGTCGCCAATCGAGTCACCGTTATACGACAGGAGTCAGAGCCAAGTCAGTGGCGTCACGTAAGATCAGAACTCAATCCTGCAGACTGCGCCTCTCGAGGAATCAAAGCCTCAGAGACTAAAAAACTTGAGAAATGGAAGAATGGTGCAGATTTCTTGTGGAAGGACACCAAGGAATGGCCTCCACAGCCGGCAGAAGTTTCAGAAGAACTGCTGGATAGTGACGAAggagtgaaaagagaaaaggtTACAGTGGGAGCAGCTGTTGTACAAGAAGGTTTTTGGAACTCTCTGTTTCAGCGCTATTCAAATTGGGACCGGCTACGAAGAACAGTTGCTTGGCTCATTCGTGCCTTTCGCATACCCGTACGTCCACAATCACAAATTGGAGCGCACCGAAATtcaaaaacaagcttaaagTTCAGTCCTACACCATTGACAGTCGTTGATGTTACTGAGGCAGAGAAGAAGATTGTTAAGGCCGTACAGGCACAGTCGTTCCCTGTGGAAACGGTGTTAACAGGTCAACTTGCTCGACTTAAACCATTTGAAGATGAAGGAATACTACGTGTTGGAGGAAGATTGAAGCATTCAGAGCTGCAGTATGATGCTAAGTACCCCATGATACTACCAGGAAAGCATCAAGTTACAAGGTTGATAGTTCTTCATTACCATCATTTGAATGGGCATGTAGGAAGCCATCAAGTTCTTGCTGAAATTAGACAACGGTTCTGGATAGTCAAGGGAGTGTCTTCAGTTAAGCGCGTCCTCAGCAAGTGTCATGTTTGCAAGCGTCAGAGTGCCAAGTTGGGAGAGCAAATGACAGCGCAGCTTCCAGTAGTTCGAGTCTCATCAGACAGTGATAGAATCATCTATCCATTTGCAGCAGTAGGGCTAGACTATTTTGGACCCCTTTATGTAAAGACCGGGCCCATCACCAGATCAAAGAAGAATGCAACCCTGAACAAGCGCTATGGATGCATCTTCACTTGCTTAAGGTATAGAGCAGTCCACATAGAAGTGGCCGAAGACCTCTCTACAGATAGTTTCATCAATGCAGTTTTGCGCTTCGTCGGTCGACGAGGTCCTCCAAGGATTATCTACAGTGATAATGGTAACAACTTCAGAGGAGCGGAGTTAGACGTCGTCAGAGCTTTGCAAGTGTGGGATCAGGAGAAGATTAAGACCACCTTGACCCGAAGAGGTATCGACTGGAAGTTCAATCCGCCAGCGGCGAGTCACCAAGGCGGAGTTTGGGAAAGACTGATACGTTCCATCAGAAGAATCTTGTACTCATTAGTTGGAGAACGCCTTCTAAATGATGAAGCATTACGGACATTTCTGGTAGAAGTGGAGAAGATTTTGAATTATAGACCTATTACACCAGTGTCAAGTGATCCGCAAGATCTAGAAGCACTAACGCCAAATCACATCCTTCTGTTGCGCAGAAATCCCTCATCTGCTCCAGATGTGTTTAAAGAATCAGATAAGTTCAAAGCAAGATGGAAGCACATTCATCTCCTTGCAGATCATTTTTGGCAACGGTGGACTAAAGAGTACTTGCCAACACTTCAGGAGCGCCAAAAGTGGTTGCGTCCTCAGCCGAACTTTGAAGTAGGAGATCTGGTTCTAATGGCAGATCGGAACACGCCTCGTGGGCAATGGCCTAAAGCATTGGTTGAGCAGACATTCCCAGACAGTGAAGGATTGGTGCGGCAAGTGGTCATTAGAACGGCAGATGGAGTCTACCGTCGAGATGTGCGAAAGCTCTGTTTGTTGGAGGAGAAGTTACTGACCCGCATTCAGGAACAAGAGAAACCGTCTCAAGTTGTATTCAAGCAATGACATATGCCCAGATCAAGGAACAGTATTAAGACGCTAATAGACAGATAGTTAAGAGACACTGAGAATGTCGGACGTTGTTTTATTTTCGCGTGTTGCGCGACTGTTTAAGTTTAGAAAGACTCCCGAGTTGTCTTTCGGGGAGGAGCGTGTAGGTTTCAGTTCCCGATCGATACATGAAGCTTTAGTTGTTACCGCAGACTAGAGATTGTTCGGGCGCAGTTTTCGCCATGTGCTTTTgtgaatttagttttctgctattttgtttttgttcccgcCATCGTGGAGGACAGCATAATAACTTCGAATCGTTCAGATACGCAGAGATTCGATGTTTGTAAGATGTTTTTGCGGATTAAATGTTTGTCTGGATGAATACGAGTTGTTTGCTCGGCCAAGAGTAGCTGGCCACTACAAAggacatcagtaaaactcttctttgaccttgaactgacaaagttgtttttatggcttctaattttagcatgattcctactCATGATGATtcctattgacagttgactctgaaatagctttttttccttttcaattcgctCGCTGAAACTCAtttggttcaagaaaaattattgccaaactggtgacttgcaaagtaaatttcactggaaaaaccgatgtcgcactcatcgcttcgtgattcatgcgatatttaacaattattattcattcaaaatatttccccgtttctgattggttaaaaccacaagcataattcaccatattgaatcaatgacgtcaaaagtgcagcccgctgcagattattgaaccaatgacgtcaaaagtgcagcccgctgcaaattattgaaccgttgaccgaaaaaagctggggacgagattgtgttatttttgttgagcagaaaaatggctgctggtaggtttagaagtttgagcgaagaaaatattttgaatgaataataaagcaatttaaCACTGCCTGTACGGTTTTTAAAagtgtttccggttgctgctttaataattaaatcattttctttgcttttttcaatcgaaaaattcattgcctaactcctgacttccacggtaaattttacgctaaaaaccattatttaaaacgggatcattggataatgcaattcgagagttttgattggttaagccatcatgggttatttaacaattattcgccgaaggcgaagtgattatcggtgaatattcacctcgacttcgtctcggtgaatattcatcacctataatcactgagcctgaggcgaataattgttttagtataaatacacaattgattatttcaaaaaagagaaaaaaaagatatttcaacgcgaaatcatgttcacttacagtggcaaaacgactactggcagccattttgtccgtcgaggtgattatcggctgataatccgagatagcgagccaatgagagcgcgcgattttgtataatcacctgtgtatttatactaagagccattataccatgatctacaaacacggcaagcatatgcgtgattttttgggcctttttatttttattgtagtctagttttccatattttgggggcgtttttaacaaaacaattattccactcgcgcttgttggatatgagatgattttacgcgcttcgttggctatctatcatctcatatccaacgcgcgctcatggaataattagcaattatGAATGAggccaggagctcatcaagaggagcctctatctcctctaattccttgagtcaaccctttcccgagtaaatttatttttaggaacaggtttttcccgcgaaaagtatcataattccctcgacgctgagatagctctgttttgattggcttttataacagtgggcgtgctgaatgtcccaagggagattggcttttacaacagtcagcctgctgaatctcccaagggaggtgttctacaAATAAATCTAcgcgggaaagggttgactccgaggccaagtatgggagatagaggctcctctcaATGAGCTCCtgatgaggctgagtaggatatgaagaattctgcaggtcgaggagggtgttatccaccaaggccgaaggccgaggtggataacatcctccgagatctgcagaattcttcatattctacgaaagccgaaatcaaaataaattgctttattattcattcaaaatatgttcttcgctcaaacttctaaacctactcgaagtcatttttctgctcaacaaaaataacacaatctcgtccccagctttttttggtcaacggttcaataatttgcagcgggctgcacttttgacgtcattggttcaataatctgcagcgggctgcacttttgacgtcattgattcaatatgacgaagtttctttccaaatttggtgaacagcagctggttatggtgaattatgcttgtggttttaaccaatcagaaacggggaaatattttgaatgaataataattgttaaatatcgcatgaatcacgaagcgatgagtgcgacatcggtttttccagtgaaatttactttgcaagtcaccagtttggcaataatttttcttgaaccaaaTGAGTTTCAGCGagcgaattgaaaaggaaaaaaaagctatttcagagtcaactgtcaatagccagcgagtaggaatcatgctaaaattagaagccataaaaacaactttgtcagttcaaggtcaaagaagagttttactgatatACTTTATTCCACGTTatttctgaaaatgagatcattcacatttgatgtatttcattgaaacacgccaggttggcttggtacaagaatggGCAAACTACAGCTGATCAGATCGGAGATTTGTGTAAATGGGTGCGATTTAAAAGATGATTGATATTGGCCAATAGTTCGCCATGCCCGTCGTTTTCCCTCATTAATAGAACTTGAGTACATTTAGGATGCTGACCACACTGATCACACTAACTTAAGACACTGAGTGCGAATGCGTTAGATATACAATAACGATAACGGTTCTTCAAAAAGGGCAACTAAAGAAAAACAGCTATCAATTACGAAATGACCCAAATATGCGTGGAAACGTTATGCCTCACGGTCTAATGCAGCACCGCAATACCCAGACGAAAAGGCAGCACTGACCAAATAACAATGTTACAGTAATATGCAACAAATCAAGTAAGCTAAGCatctcaagcaagcaaagcacctcaagcctgcaaagcacctcaagcaaaaAGAGCATCTCAAGCATGCAAAGCACCCCAAACAAGCGAAGAACCTCAAGCAGGCGAAGCATCTAAAGCAAccaaagcaccccaagcaagcaaagcatcTAAAGCAAccaaagcaccccaagcaagcaaagcatgTAAAGCAAGTAAGGCACCTCAAGCGAGCAAAGCACCTGAAGAGAGCAAAGCAACTTAAGAAAGCCAAGCACCTAAAGCAAACAAAGCACCTGAAGCAAGCCAGCCAcctcaagaaagcaaagcacctcaagcaagcaaagaacCCCGAATAAGCAAAgcatgtaaaccaaacaaaGCACCTCAAGGAAGCAAAGCATGTAAAGCAAgcgaagcacctcaagcaaggaAATCATCTAAACTAAGCAAACCACCCCAACTAAGCAAAGCTTgtaaagcaagcaaagcacctcaagcaagcaaagcacccgaagcaagcaaagcacctcaagaaACCAAAACACCCGGAGCAAGCAAAGAACCTCAAGAAACCAAAGCATCCCAAGCAATCAACGCACTTCAAGCAAGCAAATCacttcaagcaagcaaagcatgTAAAGCAAGCAAAGCCTCCCCAAGCAAGCGAAGCAGCTCAAggaagcaaagcacctcaagcaaccaaagGACCCGAAGCAagtaaagcacctcaagcaagcaaagcacccctagcaagcaaagcacctcgaACAAGTAAAGCACCTCAAGCGAGCAAAGCAACTCAAGGAAgcgaagcacctcaagcaagcaaagcatgtaaagcaagcaaagcaccccaagcaagcaaagcacctcgaACAagtaaagcacctcaagcaaccaaagcacctcaagcaagcaaagcacccgaAGCAAGCAAAGCACTTCAAGCAATCAAAGCacttcaagcaagcaaagcatgTAATGCCAGCAAATCACCCCAAGCAAgcgaagcacctcaagcaaggaAGGCATCTAAACCAAGCAAACCACCCCAACTAAGCAAAGCTTgtaagcaagcaaagcacctcaagcaagcaaagcacccgaAGCAAGCAAGGCACCTCGAACAagtaaagcacctcaagcaagcaaagcacctcaaggaAGCACCTCATGCgatcaagcaagcaaagcatggaaagcaagcaaagcacctcgaACAAgaaaagcacctcaagcaaccaaagCACCCGAAGAAAGCAAAGCACAGTTAACACATGGCGAAAAGCAAAGCACAGTTAACATATGGCGTTCCTCAACGGTCGTGCTTGGAGCCGTTACTGTTCACACTATATGTAAGTAAACTATTTGATATTATTAAAGGTCACTTGCCACATGTTCACAcgtatgctgacgatacgcaGCTATATCTAGCGTTTAAACCTGATTCTGCAGTAAACGCTCTTGATGCTGTCAATGCAATGGAACTTTGTATTCGTGACTTAAGAACCTGGATACTCCATgataaactcaaattaaatgaTAATAAAACCGAATTTATATTAATTGGAACTAGACAACAGTTGGCAAAGGTTGATGGGATCTCTCTCTGTGTTGGTGACTCTAAGGTTTCCCCAGTCAAATCAGCAAAGAACCTTGGCACATGGATAGACAGTAACCTTAATCTCAAGATCAATGTTAACAATACGTGCAAAGCTGCCTATTACCATCTGACGAATGTGCGACGTATTAGGAAATACTTAGATGAGAAAGCATCACAAACACTGATACATGCTTTAGTAATCGGACGGATAGATTACTGTAATAGTATTTTATATGGTTTACCAGCC from Montipora capricornis isolate CH-2021 chromosome 9, ASM3666992v2, whole genome shotgun sequence encodes:
- the LOC138017294 gene encoding uncharacterized protein gives rise to the protein MTTRVPLRCPQCSGPHGVWRCRIFRSSSLRDRLKTVKQHRLCRVCLLEGHSVRECTKGFSCRKAGCGRDHHYLIHSDEGNRNGTRPTNSNVSPSADGSGVAERSVTERCRPLMPTTVRVNPATPPVLNEFTAASPSDPVTVGAVRASRPRVCFKVVPVKITGNCGTKEIITHAFLDSGSDATFSLESLVQELELKDMKPTSFMMTTVNCKEERTGHEVQLNMESLEGDVKFRLEHVLTMNSLPVTPKHMATNEEIRRWPHFHDICLPETGDKKVTILIGSDRPDIIDQQLDKREGECGQPCAVKTPLGWTVYGPIGELADDPVHVNFTHTERENLNTQLERMYNEEFGDINTALEEGMSVEDHKAKEIMDQSATLVNGHYQIKLPFRQEFPSLPDSLPTAEKRLTWLKRRMQRDPVFHAKYSSVVEKYQTEGSSRQVHDDELVKLKPIWYLPHHAVWHPRKPEEPRVVFDCASKSGGTSLNEELLRGPENTSSLIGVILRFRVNEVAVRADIKRMFHQVHVTPEDRGALCYLWWPNGDLSREPKTYQMLVHIFGAKSSPSVAGYALRKTAKDNEQDFSADVVDAVFRDFYVDDILKSFADAERAVDLSGQLRDLLAKGGFQLTKWISNCRDVLSAFPVEERAPQIKDLDLKSDSLPLDRALGIHWDVEHDIINFVFGKGEQPENRKGVLFSISTVYDPLGFASPLLLPGREINQELCKMKFSWTETLPEELCLRWRKWKEDLISLQDFNIPRCLKPEGFGRVTRAELHHFADASQEHGYGTVSYLRLINDQGNIHCSFVMGKSRVKPLNGAVTVPKLELAAATLATRINKVVTKELEGRLTIDSVTYWTDSMIVLKYIANEKRRFVTFVANRVTVIRQESEPSQWRHVRSELNPADCASRGIKASETKKLEKWKNGADFLWKDTKEWPPQPAEVSEELLDSDEGVKREKVTVGAAVVQEGFWNSLFQRYSNWDRLRRTVAWLIRAFRIPVRPQSQIGAHRNSKTSLKFSPTPLTVVDVTEAEKKIVKAVQAQSFPVETVLTGQLARLKPFEDEGILRVGGRLKHSELQYDAKYPMILPGKHQVTRLIVLHYHHLNGHVGSHQVLAEIRQRFWIVKGVSSVKRVLSKCHVCKRQSAKLGEQMTAQLPVVRVSSDSDRIIYPFAAVGLDYFGPLYVKTGPITRSKKNATLNKRYGCIFTCLRYRAVHIEVAEDLSTDSFINAVLRFVGRRGPPRIIYSDNGNNFRGAELDVVRALQVWDQEKIKTTLTRRGIDWKFNPPAASHQGGVWERLIRSIRRILYSLVGERLLNDEALRTFLVEVEKILNYRPITPVSSDPQDLEALTPNHILLLRRNPSSAPDVFKESDKFKARWKHIHLLADHFWQRWTKEYLPTLQERQKWLRPQPNFEVGDLVLMADRNTPRGQWPKALVEQTFPDSEGLVRQVVIRTADGVYRRDVRKLCLLEEKLLTRIQEQEKPSQVVFKQ
- the LOC138017295 gene encoding neurofilament heavy polypeptide-like, which codes for MAAAKLVKQAKHLKQAKHPKQAKHLKKPKHPEQAKNLKKPKHPKQSTHFKQANHFKQAKHVKQAKPPQASEAAQGSKAPQATKGPEASKAPQASKAPLASKAPRTSKAPQASKATQGSEAPQASKACKASKAPQASKAPRTSKAPQATKAPQASKAPEASKALQAIKALQASKACNASKSPQASEAPQARKASKPSKPPQLSKACKQAKHLKQAKHPKQARHLEQVKHLKQAKHLKEAPHAIKQAKHGKQAKHLEQEKHLKQPKHPKKAKHS
- the LOC138017296 gene encoding uncharacterized protein — encoded protein: MAKSKAQLTYGVPQRSCLEPLLFTLYVSKLFDIIKGHLPHVHTYADDTQLYLAFKPDSAVNALDAVNAMELCIRDLRTWILHDKLKLNDNKTEFILIGTRQQLAKVDGISLCVGDSKVSPVKSAKNLGTWIDSNLNLKINVNNTCKAAYYHLTNVRRIRKYLDEKASQTLIHALVIGRIDYCNSILYGLPARELTKLQRLQNSAARIIFNIPNMCHNITSRNQSTPSNQSTSSKQITSSKQIM